The following coding sequences are from one Ooceraea biroi isolate clonal line C1 chromosome 5, Obir_v5.4, whole genome shotgun sequence window:
- the LOC105279298 gene encoding septin-2 isoform X1, whose amino-acid sequence MIHEILSDFTKELVYLHSSIVEAMLRTMKLSGHVGFDSLPSQLVNKSVQNGFLFNILCIGETGLGKSTLMDSLFNTSFESTPSPHSLPSVKLKAHTYELQESNVRLKLTIVDTVGYGDQINKEDSFKAVVDYIDAQFEAYLQEELKIKRNLATYHDNRIHICLYFICPTGHGLKSIDLVCMKKLDSKVNVIPIIAKADTISKTELQKFKSKIISELQTNGIQIYQFPTDDESVADINVTMNTHVPFAVVGSTDFIRIGNKMMRSRQYPWGTVQVENESHCDFVKLREMLISTNMEDMREKTHCRHYELYRKRRLEQMGFSDVDSDNKPVSFQQTCEAKRSIHLQELQQKEDEMRQMFVARVKEKEAELKETEKELHNKFDKLKKDHAEDKKKLEENRKKLEDDILEFNRRKAQFAQQPQHHTLTLGKSKKK is encoded by the exons ATGATTCACGAAATATTGTCCGATTTCACGAAAGAATTAGTGTACCTGCATTCATCAATT GTGGAAGCGATGCTGCGTACCATGAAGTTGTCCGGTCACGTCGGCTTTGACAGTCTGCCCAGCCAGCTGGTGAATAAGTCGGTGCAAAATGGATTCTTGTTCAACATCCTCTGCATTG GCGAGACTGGGCTCGGGAAATCGACGCTCATGGATTCGCTGTTCAACACGAGCTTCGAGTCCACTCCCAGCCCACATAGTCTGCCGTCGGTGAAGCTCAAGGCGCACACCTACGAGCTGCAAGAGAGCAACGTCAGGCTGAAGCTGACTATTGTCGACACGGTCGGTTACGGCGATCAGATTAACAAGGAGGACAGCTTCAAGGCGGTCGTTGACTACATAGACGCCCAGTTTGAGGCCTACTTGCAGGAGGAATTGAAAATCAAACGCAACCTGGCGACCTACCACGACAACCGTATTCACATCTGCCTTTATTTCATTTGTCCCACTGGCCATGG CTTAAAATCCATCGATCTGGTGTGCATGAAGAAACTGGACTCCAAAGTTAACGTAATTCCAATTATCGCGAAGGCGGATACGATATCGAAGACCGAGCTACAGAAGTTTAAG AGCAAAATCATATCGGAATTGCAAACGAACGGAATACAGATCTACCAGTTCCCGACCGACGACGAGAGCGTGGCGGACATAAATGTCACTATGAACACTCACGTGCCGTTCGCCGTCGTCGGCAGCACCGATTTCATCCGCATAGGCAACAAGATGATGCGTTCCCGTCAGTATCCGTGGGGCACGGTACAAG TCGAGAACGAGTCTCATTGTGACTTCGTGAAATTACGGGAGATGCTGATAAGCACCAATATGGAGGACATGCGCGAGAAAACGCACTGCCGTCACTACGAACTTTACCGCAAAAGAAGATTGGAGCAG ATGGGCTTCAGCGATGTTGACAGTGACAACAAGCCAGTGAGTTTCCAGCAGACGTGTGAAGCGAAGCGGTCGATCCACTTGCAGGAGTTGCAGCAGAAGGAGGACGAGATGCGGCAGATGTTCGTGGCGCGAGTGAAGGAGAAGGAAGCCGAGCTGAAGGAAACGGAGAAAGAG TTGCACAATAAGTTTGACAAGTTGAAAAAAGATCACGCGGAGGACAAGAAAAAGTTGGAGGAAAATCGCAAGAAATTGGAGGATGACATACTGGAGTTTAACAGACGAAAGGCGCAATTCGCGCAACAGCCGCAGCATCACACGCTCACGCTGGGCAAGAGTAAGAAGAAGTGA
- the LOC105279298 gene encoding septin-2 isoform X3, whose amino-acid sequence MATEDIDRAKVEAMLRTMKLSGHVGFDSLPSQLVNKSVQNGFLFNILCIGETGLGKSTLMDSLFNTSFESTPSPHSLPSVKLKAHTYELQESNVRLKLTIVDTVGYGDQINKEDSFKAVVDYIDAQFEAYLQEELKIKRNLATYHDNRIHICLYFICPTGHGLKSIDLVCMKKLDSKVNVIPIIAKADTISKTELQKFKSKIISELQTNGIQIYQFPTDDESVADINVTMNTHVPFAVVGSTDFIRIGNKMMRSRQYPWGTVQVENESHCDFVKLREMLISTNMEDMREKTHCRHYELYRKRRLEQMGFSDVDSDNKPVSFQQTCEAKRSIHLQELQQKEDEMRQMFVARVKEKEAELKETEKELHNKFDKLKKDHAEDKKKLEENRKKLEDDILEFNRRKAQFAQQPQHHTLTLGKSKKK is encoded by the exons ATGGCGACGGAGGATATTGACCGCGCTAAG GTGGAAGCGATGCTGCGTACCATGAAGTTGTCCGGTCACGTCGGCTTTGACAGTCTGCCCAGCCAGCTGGTGAATAAGTCGGTGCAAAATGGATTCTTGTTCAACATCCTCTGCATTG GCGAGACTGGGCTCGGGAAATCGACGCTCATGGATTCGCTGTTCAACACGAGCTTCGAGTCCACTCCCAGCCCACATAGTCTGCCGTCGGTGAAGCTCAAGGCGCACACCTACGAGCTGCAAGAGAGCAACGTCAGGCTGAAGCTGACTATTGTCGACACGGTCGGTTACGGCGATCAGATTAACAAGGAGGACAGCTTCAAGGCGGTCGTTGACTACATAGACGCCCAGTTTGAGGCCTACTTGCAGGAGGAATTGAAAATCAAACGCAACCTGGCGACCTACCACGACAACCGTATTCACATCTGCCTTTATTTCATTTGTCCCACTGGCCATGG CTTAAAATCCATCGATCTGGTGTGCATGAAGAAACTGGACTCCAAAGTTAACGTAATTCCAATTATCGCGAAGGCGGATACGATATCGAAGACCGAGCTACAGAAGTTTAAG AGCAAAATCATATCGGAATTGCAAACGAACGGAATACAGATCTACCAGTTCCCGACCGACGACGAGAGCGTGGCGGACATAAATGTCACTATGAACACTCACGTGCCGTTCGCCGTCGTCGGCAGCACCGATTTCATCCGCATAGGCAACAAGATGATGCGTTCCCGTCAGTATCCGTGGGGCACGGTACAAG TCGAGAACGAGTCTCATTGTGACTTCGTGAAATTACGGGAGATGCTGATAAGCACCAATATGGAGGACATGCGCGAGAAAACGCACTGCCGTCACTACGAACTTTACCGCAAAAGAAGATTGGAGCAG ATGGGCTTCAGCGATGTTGACAGTGACAACAAGCCAGTGAGTTTCCAGCAGACGTGTGAAGCGAAGCGGTCGATCCACTTGCAGGAGTTGCAGCAGAAGGAGGACGAGATGCGGCAGATGTTCGTGGCGCGAGTGAAGGAGAAGGAAGCCGAGCTGAAGGAAACGGAGAAAGAG TTGCACAATAAGTTTGACAAGTTGAAAAAAGATCACGCGGAGGACAAGAAAAAGTTGGAGGAAAATCGCAAGAAATTGGAGGATGACATACTGGAGTTTAACAGACGAAAGGCGCAATTCGCGCAACAGCCGCAGCATCACACGCTCACGCTGGGCAAGAGTAAGAAGAAGTGA
- the LOC105279298 gene encoding septin-2 isoform X2 — MLRTMKLSGHVGFDSLPSQLVNKSVQNGFLFNILCIGETGLGKSTLMDSLFNTSFESTPSPHSLPSVKLKAHTYELQESNVRLKLTIVDTVGYGDQINKEDSFKAVVDYIDAQFEAYLQEELKIKRNLATYHDNRIHICLYFICPTGHGLKSIDLVCMKKLDSKVNVIPIIAKADTISKTELQKFKSKIISELQTNGIQIYQFPTDDESVADINVTMNTHVPFAVVGSTDFIRIGNKMMRSRQYPWGTVQVENESHCDFVKLREMLISTNMEDMREKTHCRHYELYRKRRLEQMGFSDVDSDNKPVSFQQTCEAKRSIHLQELQQKEDEMRQMFVARVKEKEAELKETEKELHNKFDKLKKDHAEDKKKLEENRKKLEDDILEFNRRKAQFAQQPQHHTLTLGKSKKK; from the exons ATGCTGCGTACCATGAAGTTGTCCGGTCACGTCGGCTTTGACAGTCTGCCCAGCCAGCTGGTGAATAAGTCGGTGCAAAATGGATTCTTGTTCAACATCCTCTGCATTG GCGAGACTGGGCTCGGGAAATCGACGCTCATGGATTCGCTGTTCAACACGAGCTTCGAGTCCACTCCCAGCCCACATAGTCTGCCGTCGGTGAAGCTCAAGGCGCACACCTACGAGCTGCAAGAGAGCAACGTCAGGCTGAAGCTGACTATTGTCGACACGGTCGGTTACGGCGATCAGATTAACAAGGAGGACAGCTTCAAGGCGGTCGTTGACTACATAGACGCCCAGTTTGAGGCCTACTTGCAGGAGGAATTGAAAATCAAACGCAACCTGGCGACCTACCACGACAACCGTATTCACATCTGCCTTTATTTCATTTGTCCCACTGGCCATGG CTTAAAATCCATCGATCTGGTGTGCATGAAGAAACTGGACTCCAAAGTTAACGTAATTCCAATTATCGCGAAGGCGGATACGATATCGAAGACCGAGCTACAGAAGTTTAAG AGCAAAATCATATCGGAATTGCAAACGAACGGAATACAGATCTACCAGTTCCCGACCGACGACGAGAGCGTGGCGGACATAAATGTCACTATGAACACTCACGTGCCGTTCGCCGTCGTCGGCAGCACCGATTTCATCCGCATAGGCAACAAGATGATGCGTTCCCGTCAGTATCCGTGGGGCACGGTACAAG TCGAGAACGAGTCTCATTGTGACTTCGTGAAATTACGGGAGATGCTGATAAGCACCAATATGGAGGACATGCGCGAGAAAACGCACTGCCGTCACTACGAACTTTACCGCAAAAGAAGATTGGAGCAG ATGGGCTTCAGCGATGTTGACAGTGACAACAAGCCAGTGAGTTTCCAGCAGACGTGTGAAGCGAAGCGGTCGATCCACTTGCAGGAGTTGCAGCAGAAGGAGGACGAGATGCGGCAGATGTTCGTGGCGCGAGTGAAGGAGAAGGAAGCCGAGCTGAAGGAAACGGAGAAAGAG TTGCACAATAAGTTTGACAAGTTGAAAAAAGATCACGCGGAGGACAAGAAAAAGTTGGAGGAAAATCGCAAGAAATTGGAGGATGACATACTGGAGTTTAACAGACGAAAGGCGCAATTCGCGCAACAGCCGCAGCATCACACGCTCACGCTGGGCAAGAGTAAGAAGAAGTGA